A part of Campylobacter ureolyticus ACS-301-V-Sch3b genomic DNA contains:
- a CDS encoding Fe-S-containing hydro-lyase — protein MSDAKKITSPITKDVVKTLKAGDRVLITGTIIAARDAAHKALTEALKNGEKLPVDLKNQTIYYVGPSPARPGDAIGSAGPTTSGRMDKYTPAILDLGVNAMIGKGYRSKEVVESMKKNCVVYMVAIGGTGALISKSIKKYEVLAYEDLGPEAIARLEVVDFPAIVAIDCEGNDFYKAGQAPYKEI, from the coding sequence ATGTCAGATGCTAAAAAAATAACTTCACCTATAACTAAAGATGTCGTAAAAACTTTAAAAGCTGGAGATAGGGTTTTAATAACTGGTACTATAATAGCAGCAAGAGATGCGGCACATAAAGCTTTGACCGAGGCTTTGAAAAATGGAGAAAAGCTACCTGTAGATCTTAAAAATCAAACCATTTATTATGTAGGGCCATCTCCAGCACGCCCAGGAGATGCTATAGGATCAGCTGGTCCAACAACAAGTGGTAGAATGGATAAATACACTCCAGCAATACTTGATCTTGGTGTAAATGCCATGATAGGAAAGGGCTATAGGAGCAAAGAAGTAGTCGAAAGTATGAAAAAAAATTGTGTTGTTTATATGGTAGCAATTGGTGGCACTGGAGCTTTGATAAGCAAAAGTATTAAAAAATATGAAGTTTTAGCTTATGAAGATTTAGGTCCTGAAGCTATTGCAAGACTTGAGGTTGTTGATTTTCCAGCAATTGTTGCGATTGACTGTGAGGGAAATGACTTTTACAAAGCAGGTCAAGCACCATATAAAGAAATTTAA
- a CDS encoding fumarate hydratase produces MKIIHYKDIVENIAKLCKQACCVVTPDLKQAFKKAKEDEKSPLGKSIIGTILENADIAEATGIPLCQDTGMSVVFVEIGQDVRIEGGYIEDAINEGVAKGYTENYLRKSVVNDPIYERKNTKNNTPAVIHTRIVKGDVFKVRLAPKGFGSENKSILKMLVPADGLEGVKKVFLEAVELAGPNACPPLVIGVGVGGTMEKAALMAKYAAARDADSKNEDPRYAKLEDELLELANKTGVGPQGLGGTKTAVKVNVEWYPTHIAGLPVAININCHAARHADFEL; encoded by the coding sequence ATGAAAATAATTCATTATAAAGATATAGTAGAAAATATCGCAAAACTTTGCAAACAGGCTTGTTGTGTCGTAACACCAGACTTAAAACAAGCTTTTAAAAAAGCAAAAGAAGATGAGAAATCACCACTTGGCAAGAGTATAATAGGCACAATTTTAGAAAATGCCGATATAGCTGAAGCAACTGGTATTCCATTGTGTCAAGATACAGGAATGAGCGTTGTGTTTGTTGAGATTGGGCAAGATGTAAGAATAGAAGGTGGCTATATAGAAGATGCCATAAATGAGGGCGTTGCCAAGGGATATACAGAAAATTATCTTAGAAAATCAGTTGTAAATGATCCAATCTATGAGCGTAAAAATACCAAAAACAACACTCCTGCAGTCATTCACACAAGAATTGTAAAGGGTGATGTTTTTAAAGTAAGGCTTGCACCAAAAGGCTTTGGAAGTGAAAACAAAAGCATACTAAAGATGTTAGTTCCAGCTGATGGGCTTGAGGGTGTTAAAAAGGTATTTTTAGAAGCTGTTGAACTTGCTGGGCCAAATGCCTGTCCTCCTTTGGTAATTGGTGTTGGAGTTGGTGGCACTATGGAAAAGGCAGCCTTAATGGCAAAATACGCAGCCGCAAGAGATGCAGATAGTAAAAATGAAGATCCAAGATATGCAAAGCTTGAAGATGAGCTTTTAGAGTTAGCCAACAAAACAGGCGTTGGACCGCAAGGGCTTGGTGGAACCAAAACGGCTGTTAAAGTAAATGTAGAGTGGTATCCAACCCACATAGCAGGACTTCCAGTAGCTATTAATATAAATTGTCACGCTGCAAGACATGCTGATTTTGAACTTTAA